A genomic stretch from Xiphophorus maculatus strain JP 163 A chromosome 16, X_maculatus-5.0-male, whole genome shotgun sequence includes:
- the LOC102237780 gene encoding transmembrane channel-like protein 6 isoform X2: protein MANGGSFNVNIYEEDYDYENLGESGPSQDPFQLFKEPACNVQGNPGDIQMEMFTKNSDTSDSESTSSSKESYNGCRLRSLQRNNWSAATRRVLSSMPSRKIGLHSSAGMAVRETCALPTHQTSSRVSLHIPRVTQDDITSPEFEEISTEDEANNLAGSGLWCTETNKEQLVSDLRGLSESEGLRKLRAMPLSLADKMEIRKHFFSPLAKNLVINRNFPCRNLPCMYLSRMWRHCRYAPRFSTSLKLWNSSMKKLSGRYGTGVLSYFTFLRTLLFINLLFFITTFLFLVLPQAIHPPPDSHGESFSWIEIFTGMGYLSRSLMFYGYYSNITIKTTSITSMVPYCIPTAYFFTITISFFIICIILVYSMSKSFGKSFQVFKSDGNLSENVFCSWDFKVTKKPSIRLQSEKISTQLKEQLSELASREEERTLMQRFRNFLVHVAAWFICLASIFFSALGVYFLSKTISKVLQNLDLLFMAAVVSGFNLLLPGIFNFCAWMEKHNSPCTRVYVSIFRNLLLKISLVIILCYHWLGKIAVEQDPQVSKCWENFVGQELYRLLLMDFIFTVLYTFLGEFVWRLGVLFAPLLPAVQIAKLFVLFYMKKNSLMLNCQASKKPWRATHMTTAFITLLFFPSFLGAAVFVAYTVWKIKPSSGCGPFRNLTSMLESVKLWAERMKDHHQILSWLFRAYNAFTDNPIFLFMPSGLFLLLIYFRIQVVDGQRRIIRRLEKQIDDEGKDKKFLITQLQYWYEENNPNSSKRQR from the exons ATGGCAAACGGTGGGAGCTTCAACGTCAACATTTATGAAGAGGATTATGACTATga AAATCTTGGCGAAAGTGGACCCAGTCAGGACCCTTTCCAACTCTTCAAAGAACCAGCATGTAATGTTCAGGGCAATCCTGGAGACATACAGATGGAAATGTTCACAAAAAACTCAGACACATCTG acAGCGAGTCAACAAGCAGCAGCAAAGAATCATATAATGGATGCCGATTGAGATCTTTGCAAAGAAACAACTGGTCAGCCGCTACAAGGAGGGTACTCTCCTCCATGCCCAGTCGTAAAATTG GGTTACATAGTTCTGCAGGCATGGCTGTGCGAGAAACATGTGCACTACCGACACACCAGACCTCGTCCCGTGTCTCCCTCCACATCCCCAGAGTGACCCAGGACGATATCACATCACCAGAGTTTGAGGAAATTAGTACTGAAG ACGAAGCAAATAATTTGGCTGGTTCAGGCTTGTGGTGCACTGAAACCAATAAGGAGCAGCTGGTGTCAGATCTCCGAGGCCTCTCTGAGAGTGAAGGCTTGCGTAAGCTGCGAGCCATGCCACTCAGCCTGGCGGACAAGATGGAAATCAG GAAGCATTTTTTTAGCCCTTTAGCTAAGAATTTGGTCATCAACAGGAACTTCCCTTGTCGTAATCTTCCATGCATGTACCTTTCAAGG ATGTGGCGCCATTGCAGATATGCCCCCCGATTTTCTACCTCTCTCAAGTTGTGGAACTCATCCATGAAAAAACTGAGTGGACGTTATGGAACCGGAGTTCTCTCCTACTTCACTTTTCTCCGAACGCTCCTGTTCATCAACCTGCTTTTCTTCATTACTACCTTCTTGTTTCTGGTTCTTCCTCAAGCCATCCACCCTCCACCTGATTCCCATGGCGAGTCTTTCTCTTGGATTGAAATTTTCACGGGCATG GGTTACCTTTCTCGGAGCTTGATGTTTTATGGTTACTACTCAAACATCACGATTAAAACTACGAGCATAACATCTATGGTACCTTATTGCATACCAACTGCCTATTTTTTTACCATCACAATTTCCTTCTTTATTATCTGCATTATTCTGGTGTACAG CATGTCCAAGTCTTTTGGGAAAAGCTTTCAGGTGTTCAAGTCAGACGGGAATCTGTCAGAAAACGTTTTCTGCTCCTGGGACTTTAAAGTCACCAAAAAGCCTTCCATCAGACTTCAGTCTGAGAAGATCAGCACTCAGCTCAAA GAGCAGCTTTCTGAGCTGGCCAGCAGAGAAGAGGAAAGGACTCTCATGCAGCGGTTCCGCAACTTCCTTGTGCACGTGGCAGCATGGTTCATTTGCCTAGCGAGCATCTTCTTCAGTGCCTTGGGTGTCTACTTTCTTTCAAAG ACCATCAGTAAAGTGCTTCAGAATCTTGATTTGCTGTTCATGGCTGCAGTGGTGTCTGGATTCAACCTGCTGCTGCCTGGGATCTTCAATTTCTGTGCTTGGATGGAGAAGCATAACTCGCCCTGCACACGTGTCTATGTCTCCATCTTCAG GAACCTGCTGCTGAAGATCAGCCTTGTTATCATACTGTGTTACCACTGGCTTGGAAAAATTGCTGTGGAACAAGACCCTCAAGTTTCAAAG TGCTGGGAGAATTTTGTGGGGCAGGAACTTTATCGCCTGCTCCTGATGGACTTCATCTTTACAGTGCTTTACACTTTTCTAGGCGAGTTCGTATGGAG GCTTGGGGTGTTGTTTGCTCCTCTCCTCCCCGCTGTCCAAATTGCAAAACTGTTTGTGCTGTTTTACATGAAGAAG AACAGCCTGATGCTCAACTGTCAGGCATCTAAAAAGCCCTGGAGGGCAACTCACATGACAACAGCATTCATTACTCTCTTGTTCTTCCCCTCATTTCTtggtgctgctgtttttgttgcgTATACAGTTTGGAA AATCAAACCATCATCAGGATGTGGCCCTTTCAGGAACCTAACCAGTATGTTAGAATCCGTGAAGCTGTGGGCTGAGAGGATGAAGGACCATCACCAAATTCTTTCTTGGCTCTTTCGAGCTTACAATGCTTTCACAGATAACCCGATCTTCTTGTTCATGCCCTCTGGACTATTTCT ACTGTTGATATATTTCCGTATTCAGGTAGTAGATGGCCAAAGGAGAATCATCAGACGGTTAGAAAAGCAAATTGACGAT GAaggtaaagacaaaaaattCCTCATCACCCAACTGCAGTATTGGTATGaggaaaataatccaaattcTAGTAAGAGACAAAGGTGA
- the LOC102237780 gene encoding transmembrane channel-like protein 6 isoform X1 produces the protein MANGGSFNVNIYEEDYDYENLGESGPSQDPFQLFKEPACNVQGNPGDIQMEMFTKNSDTSDSESTSSSKESYNGCRLRSLQRNNWSAATRRVLSSMPSRKIGLHSSAGMAVRETCALPTHQTSSRVSLHIPRVTQDDITSPEFEEISTEDEANNLAGSGLWCTETNKEQLVSDLRGLSESEGLRKLRAMPLSLADKMEIRKHFFSPLAKNLVINRNFPCRNLPCMYLSRMWRHCRYAPRFSTSLKLWNSSMKKLSGRYGTGVLSYFTFLRTLLFINLLFFITTFLFLVLPQAIHPPPDSHGESFSWIEIFTGMGYLSRSLMFYGYYSNITIKTTSITSMVPYCIPTAYFFTITISFFIICIILVYSMSKSFGKSFQVFKSDGNLSENVFCSWDFKVTKKPSIRLQSEKISTQLKEQLSELASREEERTLMQRFRNFLVHVAAWFICLASIFFSALGVYFLSKTISKVLQNLDLLFMAAVVSGFNLLLPGIFNFCAWMEKHNSPCTRVYVSIFRNLLLKISLVIILCYHWLGKIAVEQDPQVSKCWENFVGQELYRLLLMDFIFTVLYTFLGEFVWRIFSQKILRKNRKPVFDIARNVLELIYGQTLTWLGVLFAPLLPAVQIAKLFVLFYMKKNSLMLNCQASKKPWRATHMTTAFITLLFFPSFLGAAVFVAYTVWKIKPSSGCGPFRNLTSMLESVKLWAERMKDHHQILSWLFRAYNAFTDNPIFLFMPSGLFLLLIYFRIQVVDGQRRIIRRLEKQIDDEGKDKKFLITQLQYWYEENNPNSSKRQR, from the exons ATGGCAAACGGTGGGAGCTTCAACGTCAACATTTATGAAGAGGATTATGACTATga AAATCTTGGCGAAAGTGGACCCAGTCAGGACCCTTTCCAACTCTTCAAAGAACCAGCATGTAATGTTCAGGGCAATCCTGGAGACATACAGATGGAAATGTTCACAAAAAACTCAGACACATCTG acAGCGAGTCAACAAGCAGCAGCAAAGAATCATATAATGGATGCCGATTGAGATCTTTGCAAAGAAACAACTGGTCAGCCGCTACAAGGAGGGTACTCTCCTCCATGCCCAGTCGTAAAATTG GGTTACATAGTTCTGCAGGCATGGCTGTGCGAGAAACATGTGCACTACCGACACACCAGACCTCGTCCCGTGTCTCCCTCCACATCCCCAGAGTGACCCAGGACGATATCACATCACCAGAGTTTGAGGAAATTAGTACTGAAG ACGAAGCAAATAATTTGGCTGGTTCAGGCTTGTGGTGCACTGAAACCAATAAGGAGCAGCTGGTGTCAGATCTCCGAGGCCTCTCTGAGAGTGAAGGCTTGCGTAAGCTGCGAGCCATGCCACTCAGCCTGGCGGACAAGATGGAAATCAG GAAGCATTTTTTTAGCCCTTTAGCTAAGAATTTGGTCATCAACAGGAACTTCCCTTGTCGTAATCTTCCATGCATGTACCTTTCAAGG ATGTGGCGCCATTGCAGATATGCCCCCCGATTTTCTACCTCTCTCAAGTTGTGGAACTCATCCATGAAAAAACTGAGTGGACGTTATGGAACCGGAGTTCTCTCCTACTTCACTTTTCTCCGAACGCTCCTGTTCATCAACCTGCTTTTCTTCATTACTACCTTCTTGTTTCTGGTTCTTCCTCAAGCCATCCACCCTCCACCTGATTCCCATGGCGAGTCTTTCTCTTGGATTGAAATTTTCACGGGCATG GGTTACCTTTCTCGGAGCTTGATGTTTTATGGTTACTACTCAAACATCACGATTAAAACTACGAGCATAACATCTATGGTACCTTATTGCATACCAACTGCCTATTTTTTTACCATCACAATTTCCTTCTTTATTATCTGCATTATTCTGGTGTACAG CATGTCCAAGTCTTTTGGGAAAAGCTTTCAGGTGTTCAAGTCAGACGGGAATCTGTCAGAAAACGTTTTCTGCTCCTGGGACTTTAAAGTCACCAAAAAGCCTTCCATCAGACTTCAGTCTGAGAAGATCAGCACTCAGCTCAAA GAGCAGCTTTCTGAGCTGGCCAGCAGAGAAGAGGAAAGGACTCTCATGCAGCGGTTCCGCAACTTCCTTGTGCACGTGGCAGCATGGTTCATTTGCCTAGCGAGCATCTTCTTCAGTGCCTTGGGTGTCTACTTTCTTTCAAAG ACCATCAGTAAAGTGCTTCAGAATCTTGATTTGCTGTTCATGGCTGCAGTGGTGTCTGGATTCAACCTGCTGCTGCCTGGGATCTTCAATTTCTGTGCTTGGATGGAGAAGCATAACTCGCCCTGCACACGTGTCTATGTCTCCATCTTCAG GAACCTGCTGCTGAAGATCAGCCTTGTTATCATACTGTGTTACCACTGGCTTGGAAAAATTGCTGTGGAACAAGACCCTCAAGTTTCAAAG TGCTGGGAGAATTTTGTGGGGCAGGAACTTTATCGCCTGCTCCTGATGGACTTCATCTTTACAGTGCTTTACACTTTTCTAGGCGAGTTCGTATGGAG GATTTTCTCCCAAAAAATCTTAAGAAAGAACAGAAAGCCAGTGTTTGACATTGCTCGAAATGTTCTGGAACTTATATATGGACAAACGCTGACTTG GCTTGGGGTGTTGTTTGCTCCTCTCCTCCCCGCTGTCCAAATTGCAAAACTGTTTGTGCTGTTTTACATGAAGAAG AACAGCCTGATGCTCAACTGTCAGGCATCTAAAAAGCCCTGGAGGGCAACTCACATGACAACAGCATTCATTACTCTCTTGTTCTTCCCCTCATTTCTtggtgctgctgtttttgttgcgTATACAGTTTGGAA AATCAAACCATCATCAGGATGTGGCCCTTTCAGGAACCTAACCAGTATGTTAGAATCCGTGAAGCTGTGGGCTGAGAGGATGAAGGACCATCACCAAATTCTTTCTTGGCTCTTTCGAGCTTACAATGCTTTCACAGATAACCCGATCTTCTTGTTCATGCCCTCTGGACTATTTCT ACTGTTGATATATTTCCGTATTCAGGTAGTAGATGGCCAAAGGAGAATCATCAGACGGTTAGAAAAGCAAATTGACGAT GAaggtaaagacaaaaaattCCTCATCACCCAACTGCAGTATTGGTATGaggaaaataatccaaattcTAGTAAGAGACAAAGGTGA
- the LOC102222607 gene encoding synaptogyrin-2-like produces the protein MQSNAYGASLAGGAFDFESFVKKPQTILRFLSWVFSIVVFASITAEGYINPHTEGETKCMFNSNDSACSYAVGIGILAFLGCVIFLLLDAYFPNISNAKERKYIVVGDLSFSGAWTFLWFICFCVLTSQWTKTDIGLVKADAARAVIAFSFFSIVTWALLSYFALGRYRQGVSEFNQDYTDPAQDHSSPYPPAPSNYQQAPFTNNQGPQGEYQPPTY, from the exons ATGCAGAGCAATGCTTACGGTGCCTCTCTGGCCGGCGGGGCCTTTGATTTCGAGAGCTTTGTGAAGAAACCACAGACTATTCTGCGCTTCCTGAGCTGG GTATTTTCCATAGTGGTTTTTGCAAGCATTACAGCTGAAGGCTACATTAACCCACATACAGAGGGAGAAACCAAATGCATGTTCAACAGTAACGACAGTGCATGCAGCTATGCGGTGGGAATTGGAATCCTGGCCTTCTTGGGTTGTGTCATCTTCTTGCTACTGGACGCCTATTTCCCAAACATCAGTAATGCCAAAGAGAGGAAATACATTGTTGTTGGAGATCTATCCTTTTCAG GGGCTTGGACATTCCTCTGGTTCATCTGCTTCTGTGTCCTGACCAGCCAGTGGACCAAAACCGACATCGGGTTAGTCAAGGCTGACGCCGCCAGGGCCGTGATCGCATTCTCCTTTTTCTCGATCGTTACCTGG GCTCTTTTGTCCTATTTTGCGTTAGGAAGATATCGCCAAGGAGTGAGTGAGTTTAATCAGGATTACACAGACCCCGCCCAGGACCACTCTTCTCCGTACCCGCCTGCCCCGTCGAACTACCAGCAAGCGCCTTTCACCAACAACCAAGGGCCACAGGGGGAGTATCAACCTCCAACTTACTGA